Below is a window of Planococcus rifietoensis DNA.
AATTGTTGATTGCAGAAGATGCCTGGCATTATCCGAAAGTGACCCATCCGGTCGAATCCGGCGGTGTCGGCTTCGACTATAAATGGAACTTCGGCTGGATGCATGACACGCTCGAATATATGAAAACGCCGCCCGCAGAACGGTCGAAAGCCCATGGGAAAATGAATTTTTCGATGGTGTATCAATATGAAGAGCGCTACCAAGTGATTTTTTCCCATGACACTGTAGCGGATGGGCGAAAATCCCTGCTCAACAAGCTGCCTGGCACAAGGGAAGAGCGTTTCCTCCAATTGCGTTTGCTGTTTGGATTTTGGATGGCGCATCCGGGCAAGAAACTATTGTTTATGGGCCAGGAGTTTGGCCACTTCGAGGAATGGGAATTCCAGCCCGAACTCGACTGGGCATCGCTCGAAGATCCGCAACATAAAGGGATCGCTGATTTCATGAAAGAATTGCTGGCATTCTATCGGAGCGAAAAAGCGTTTTTCGAACTCGATGATGAACGCGATGGCTTTATGTGGCTCGATGCCGATAACCATGAACAAAGCGTGGCGACCTTTATCCGCAGAGGATTTTTGCCGGAAGACGAGTGTCTCGTGCTGTGCAACTTCTCTGAACATCATTATGAAAGCTTTCATGTGGGAGCACCGCGCAAAGGCTCCTATGAAGAAATTTTCTCCACAAATTCAGCAAAATTTGGCGGTACGGCTGCCGATTTGCAGCAGGCGGCAAAAACGCTCGATGTTCCGTGCGACAATCAGGATTACTCACTGAAGCTTGACTTGCCGCCGTTCACGATGAGCATCTGGAAAAAAAGAAAAGATGGGAGTGACTTATTGTGAATGAAAAAGTAGTTGCTATGCTTCTCGCAGGCGGCCAAGGAAGCCGCTTGAAATCATTGACGTACGATATTGCAAAACCCGCCATTCCTTACGGCGGGAAATACAGGATCATCGATTTTCCTTTGTCGAATTGCACCAATTCTGGCATCACGACGGTCGGTGTCTTGACGCAGTATCAGCCCCATGCTCTCCACCGCTATATCGGGCTTGGCACGCCTTGGGATTTGGATCGCCATAAAGGCGGGGTGACCATGCTGCCGCCTTACGCTGAAATCGATGGCATCAAATGGTATGCCGGCACAGCGAGTGCGATTTACCAGAACATCAATTTCCTGACCAGCTGCGAACCCGATTATGTCGTGATTTTATCGGGCGACCATATTTACAAGATGGATTATGAAAAACTCGTGGAATACCATAAGGAAAAACAAGCGGATGTCACCGTTTCTGTGTTGGAAGTGCCATGGGAAGAAGCGAGCCGTTTCGGCATCGTCAACACCGATGAAGACATGAACATCGTCGAGTTCGACGAAAAACCTGAAAAACCGAAAAGCAATCTAGCTTCCATGGGTGTATATGTATTTGATTGGGAAAAACTGGAACGTTATTTAGAAGAAGACAATAATATTGAAGAATCCACACATGACTTCGGAAAAGATATCTTGCCGAAAATGCTCACGGACCAACAAAAAATGGTGGCGTATCCGTTCAAGGGATATTGGAAAGATGTAGGGACGGTCGACAGCCTGTGGGAGGCGAATATGGATTTGCTTGACCCATCAGCAGGGCTCGTGCTGCACGATCCCGCCTGGCGGATTTATTCGTCGAATCCCCAGCTGCCGCCACAAGTCATCACAGAAACTGGGCGTGTGCAAGGTTCGATGGTCAATGAAGGCTGTGTCATTAGCGGGACGGTCAAACACTCGGTCATTTTCCAGAATGTGCTGATCGATAAAGAAGCGGTCGTAGAAGACAGCGTCGTCATGAGCGGCACGAAAATCGGGCGAGGGGCCCATTTGAGCCGGGTCATCGTTCCACCGGACGTGACAGTTCCGGAAAATTACCGGCTGCTCGAACCGGCAGCGGGCATCACGCTATTAACGCAAGACTTAATCGATTCATGGAAGGAGAGTGGGCAGCAATGACTTTGATGGCCGCAGTGGACGCATCTGTAAAAGTAGCAGGGCTCCAAGACCTGACCATTCATCGATCGGTCTCCTCGATTCCGTTCGCAGGAAGATATCGCCTAATCGATTTCGCTTTGTCGAATTTGGTGAATGCGGATATCAATTCCGTCGGCATTTTCGCTTCGCAGCCCTTTGGGTCGTTGATTGACCATATCGGCGTCGGGAAAAGCTGGGATCTGGATAGACGTAAAGAAGGCTTGTTCTTCCTTCCGACAACCCATCAAAATGGGGGCATCGCGACAGTCGGTTCATTCCGTGACTTTGAAGAGCATCTCCAATTTTTTGAAAAAAGTCGCCAAACGCACGTGGTGGTCACGAGCAGTTTTGTCGCGGGGCAGTTGGATTATAAAGAAATGCTGGCCCATCACCTGGCATCCGGAAAAGACATCACTGAAGCTGTCGGTGCGAGCGGTTCTTTGAAATCGTATATCCTGTCGCGCAGATTGATGCTTGAATTGATCCGTTCCTATCGGGAAAAGCGCATTCTTAGCATCGAGGATTTAGTGAATTTGAAAAAAGCGCCCTATTCATATGGCGTTTATGAATATAAAGGGTATTTCGCCATCATCGATTCGATTCAGCAATACTTTAAAGAGTCGCTCGGATTATTGGACGAGAACAACCGCAGATTGCTGTTTTTGCCTCAAGCACCGATTTATACGAAAGTGAAAGACGAGCCGCCGACCCGTTATTTGGACGGATCAAACGTATCGAACTCGATGATGGCAAACGGCAGCACGATCCTGGGCAATGTCAAAAACAGCATTATCAGCCGGGCGGTCACCATCGGCATCAATGCGAGTTTGGATAGCTGCATCATTATGCAGAAATGCACAATCGAGGAAAATTGCGAGCTCGCTTATGTCATTGCGGACAAAGATGTCTATATCGAAAAAGGCGTGAAGTTGATCGGTACAGCTGACCGGCCGATTGTCCTTCGAAAAGGCGAACGGGTCACGAAGGAGGATTCTCAATGAAGATTGTGATGGCCGCCGCGGAATGCGCCCCTTTTGCTAAAGCAGGGGGCCTGGCTGATGTAATCGGCGCGTTGCCGCAGGAGTTGGCCCGCCTCGGACACGAGGTGCAGGTCATCATCCCGAAATATAGTTTGATCCATGATCGTTACCAGGAGCAATTCCAAAAAACGGAAGAACATTCCTTTGAATTTAAAGACAAAGAGAAAAACTATGCAATCTACGAACTGAATATGCATGGTGTTAGATTCCTGTTTTTGGAAAATGATTCTTATTTTGAACGGGACAGCATTTACGGTCCGGATGATGCCGAACGCTACGCCTTTTTCAGCCGGGCGGTCCTGGATTTCCTGATGCGTTCTGATACGGCTCCGGATGTTCTGCATGTTCATGATTGGCACACCGCTGTTCTGCCATTTTTATTGAAGGAAGATCCGCAATACCAGCAGCTGTCCGGTCGCGTGAAAACCGTCCTGACCATCCACAACATCCAGTTCCAAGGGAATTTTCCGAAAGACGTATTTTTGGAGCAGTACCGGATGGACGAAAAATTTTACGAAAACGGCCAAGTTGCATGGCTCGAAAACTTCAATTCTTTGAAAACCGGTATGTTGTATGCCGATAAATTGACAACTGTCAGTCCGAACTACCGCGATGAAATCTTGACGGAAGCCTACGGGGAACATCTGGAAAACCTGCTTATTGAACGGCAAGCGGATTTGCATGGCATATTGAATGGCATTGATACGGAGGCCTATAACCCGAAAACCGATGAACACATCGCACAGACTTTTAGCGTAGAGGATTTGCAGGGGAAACAGGCGAACAAGCGCGCCATTCAAAAACGCTGCGGTTTGCCGGAACAGCCGGATATTCCCTTATTGACAATGGTGTCGCGGCTTTCGGGGCAGAAAGGGATCGATGTGCTCGAACAAAGCTTGCCTGAATTTTTGGAAGGCGATGTCCAGTTTGTGCTGCTCGGTTCAGGAGAAACGCATTTCGAAGAATTTTTCCAACGCCTTGAAGTGGATTATGCGGGGAAAGTCTCCGTCCACCTTGGTTTCGATGAAGCCTTTGCCCATCAATTATACGCAGGCGCGGATATCTTCCTGATGCCTTCGCATTTTGAACCGTGCGGCTTGAGCCAATTAATTTCCATGCGCTATGGCACGGTTCCGGTTGCGAACCGGACAGGCGGCTTGCGCGATACGGTAGATGAATATAATGAAGACGATAAGACGGGGACGGGCTTCTTAAGCGATTTCAAAGCCGGCATTCATTTCGATGAAGCCTTATCGCGCGCGTTGTCCTTCTACTACAAGCCGGACCATTGGAATGCGTTGATCCATAACGGCATGGCGAGAGATTCGTCATGGTCGCGTTCGGCGAAAGAATACGAGAAATTATATACGAGCTTAAACTGAAGGGTGTGTTGAGAGTGTTTTACTCCAAGGAGCAATTCAAGGAAGAATTCAACCGGCGATTAACAGTGGAAAATGGGGATAAAACAGAAGGCACAGCCTATAACGTATTAGGGAAAATGGTTTGTGAACAAGTGTTGCAGGAATGGGACAAGCAGCAAACGGCCAACCGGGATAGCGGCGATAAACAATTGTACTATCTGTCGATCGAATTCCTGCTCGGCCGCTTGCTCGGGCAAAATCTGCACAATTTAGGCGCTTATAACTTAGTAGAAGAAGCGCTCGGCGAACTAGGCTATAAACTATCGGAAATCGAAGAGCTCGAACAGGAACCGGGGCTTGGAAACGGCGGGCTCGGGCGTTTGGCGGCGTGTTTCCTGGATTCACTCGCTTCGCTCGGATTGCCCGGGCATGGCTGCGGGATCCGCTACCGCGGCGGTTTGTTTACACAGCATTTTATCAAAGGCTTCCAAGTGGAATTGCCGACCGACTGGATTAAAGAAGGGCAGAGTCTCGAAGTACGCAGGGAAGATCTTGCGCTCGACATCCCATTTTATGGGGAAGCCAGCATGACTGTCGAAGAGCAAGGCGTCCGTACGGAATTGAAGAATGCGGTATGGGTCAAAGCAGTGCCCTATGATATGCCGATTGTTGGGGCAGAGGGCGGCACGATCAACACGCTCAGACTCTGGGAGGCGGAACCGTCCGACCGGCCGCTGCCGTATGGGCTCGGGTATTTGGTGAATGAACTTGAGACGGCTAAAATATCCGACCGTCTTTATCCGGATGACGCACTCGATAGCGGAAAGCTGCTGCGTTTAAAACAGCAATACTTTTTGTGCAGCGCTTCTATCCGCACCATCCTTTCGACGCGTAATTTCGCTATCGAAGAATTGCCTGAAAAAGTAGCGATTCAAATCAATGATACACATCCCGCTTTATCCGTTCCGGAATTGATGCGGATATTGATGGATGACTACGAGTTGGATTGGGATACAGCTTGGTCGCTGACGACGCGGACCATTTCCTATACAAATCACACGATTTTGGAAGAAGCGATGGAAAAATGGGAAAGCCGCCTGCTGCGCCAGCTATTGCCACGCGTTTACGAGATCATTGAAGAAATCGACCGGCGCTTCAGGGCCGAATGGGAATCGAAGGAATTGGATGAACAGGCGATCCACAAACTGTCGATCATCGATGGAGGCGTCGTGAAAATGGCCGTCTTGGCCGTCGTCGGCAGTTATAAAGTGAACGGTGTAGCAAAACTTCACACAGAAATCCTCAAGAAACGCGAAATGAAAGAACTGAATGAATACTTTCCGCATAAATTCCACAATAAAACCAACGGCATCACGCATCGCCGCTGGCTGCTTGCGGCAAATCCGGAATTGTCCTCACTCATAACCGAAAACATCGGCCCTGATTGGATCCAACGGCCCGAACAATTGAGTGAACTTGGCTACCTGGCGAACAGCCGACCTTTCCTGGAATCTTTCCAGGCCATCAAAAGGCTGAAAAAAGAGCATTTGATCCACCACCTCGAAAGAGAGCACAATACCATCGTTGATCCCGATTCGATTTTTGATATCCACATCAAACGAATCCACGGCTACAAGCGCCAGCTGATGAATATTTTGCATGTCCAGCAATTATACAAGCGCATTAAAAGCGATCCGAATTATCGGCCGTATCCAAGGACCTTCCTGTTCGGCGGGAAATCCGCCCCGAGCTATCATTTTGCCAAACAAGTCATCAAGTTGATCAATACGGTAGCCGAACGCGTCAATAATGATCCTGTCGCCAGGCGCCATCTGCACGTAGTTTTTGTGGAGGATTATAACGTCAGCCACGCAGAGTTCCTGATTCCGGCAGCAGACATCAGTGAACAGATCTCTACGGCTTCCAAAGAAGCATCAGGCACGGGCAATATGAAATTCATGATGAACGGCGCGTTGACCCTCGGGACCTATGATGGAGCGAACGTCGAGATCTTCGATGCAGTCGGCGAACAAAACGCTTTCGTCTTCGGCATGAGTTCAGAAGAAGTCATGCGTTTTGAGCATGACAAGAGCTATAATCCAAAAGACATTATCGACCAAGACCCATCTATCCGTGAAGCCATTGAAGAATTGGCGCGTGGAGAATGGTCGGATGGCCCTCATAATTCCGATTTCATCGTGCGCCAATTAACAGAACACGGAGACCCGTTTTTCGTCCTGAAGGACTTAGCAGATTATGCAAAGACGCATGACCGTGTGCTCGATGCATACGAGCATCCTGTCGAATGGGCGAGCATGTGCGTAAGGAACATCGCTGCTTCCGGCATTTTCTCAAGCGACCGGACGATCCAGCAGTATTCCGAAGAAGTATGGGGATTGTCGAAAGTTCCGACTAACTGAAACCGGCAGGAGGATGAGCAATGGCACAAGCAAGTTTCGATAATACCGATCTGGCTGATTACAAAGCGAGTGGCGCGTTGGAAGGGAAAGTGGCGATTGTCACCGGTGCCAGCAGTGGCATCGGTCAAGCAGTCGCGATCGCCTATGCAAAAGAAGGGGCGCGTGTGGTCATTGGCTACCTCGATGATGAAGAAGGCGCCGAGAAGACCTTGGACATCATCGAATCCTATGGTGGCGAAGCACGTGCTTTAGGCGGAGACCTTGGAAAATCCGAAAATTGCGATGCGCTCGTGAACTTTGCGCTTGCAGAGTTCGGCGCGTTGGATATCGTCGTCAATAACGCCGGATTCCAATACCCGCAAACTTCGCCGCTCGATATCAGCGATGAGCAAATGCTGAAAACCTTCGAGATCAAGGCGTTTGCGATGTTTTACTTGGTGCGCGCGGCATTGCCTCATTTGAAAAAAGGATCACGCATCATCAATACCGCTTCCATCAATGCTTACCGGGGCCATTCGGATCTCATCGATTATTCGGGAGCGAACGGAGCGATGGTCGCGATGACCCGTTCCTTGGCAAGACGGCTCGTCCGCGAGGAAATTGCGGTCAACGGCATCGCGCCGGGCCCGATTTGGACACCGCTCATCACGAAGACTTTCGGGGATTTGAATCCGGATGTCGCATCCGATTTCGGCGAAGATGTGCCGGCGGGGCGTCCTGGGCAGCCTTACGAACTCGTGAAAGCTTATGTGTTCTTGGCAGATCCGCAAAATTCCTATATGACCGGGCAATTTTTGCATATGAATGGTGGCGACTATATGTCGACATGAAAGCACGGGGAAACCCGTGCTTTTTTATGTGGAATTTCTATGTTTTTCGTGAGCTATGGTAAAATTCGGGTAAGAGGTGGAAAACATGAAAAAGCTAATGTGGCTTGCCGTTTTACTGCTGGGGTTGGCGGGTTGCGTCCCGCTCGGTGAACCGGCTAACCCGAAACCGGCGGAACCGGGGCAACAAGCCGCGCAGGAACAATCAGGCGGGCTTGTTGTTCATTACATCGATGTCGGCCAAGGGTCCGCCGCCTATCTGGAATGGGACGGCTATTCGATGCTGATCGATGCCGGCGATTGGAACGCCAGTGATGTGCTGATGTATCTGGACAAACTGGAAGTCGAAAAAATCGATATCGCGGTCGGGACCCATCCGGATGCCGACCATATCGGCCAATTGGCGCGCGTCCTTGAGACTTATGAAGTCGGGGAAGTGTGGATGTCAGGAAACCCGAGTTCCTCCAATACATTTATCCGGACGCTCGAAGCGGTCGATGAAGCCGGAATTCCATATGAAGAACCACGGCGCGGGGACGAATACGAGATCGGCTCGCTGGCAATCGAAGTGCTTCATCCGAAAGAATTAAGCGGAGACACAAATGGCGATTCGCTGTCATTTCGCATCAGTTACGGGGAAACAGCATTCATCTTTACAGGCGATGCCGACATCCAGGCAGAACAGGAAATGGTTGCGGGCAACTTGCCGCTGGGAGCGGATATTTTGCTGATGGGCCATCACGGCTCTAATACCTCCACAGGCTTGGACTTTTTGCAGGCAGTCGGGCCCGACGTGGCGATTTACAGTGCCGGTCTTGATAACCCTTACGGCCATCCTTATGCGGAAGTGCTGGCGTCTGTAGAAAACGAAGGCGCGGAAGTATATGGCACTGACGTCAATGGCACAATCATTGTCGAGACGGACGGCCAGGAATATAGCGTCGAAACGGAACGGGAAGGCGTCGCGAAAGAAGGCAGCAACCGCTGTGTGGACATCAACGGAGCCTCATCTGCGGAGCTGACGGAGTTGACAGGAATTGGCCAAGCATTGGCGGAAGCGATCATCGACGAGCGCCCATTTGAAACGCTCGATGACTTGACGCGTGTCAGCGGCATCGGCGAGGGAAAACTTGCCGGATTGAAAGAGCAAGGATTAGCTTGTGTGGGGGAGTGAGCAGATGAGAGGGGTATTGGATCGTTTTGAAGACGGCGGCGTGGCCGTCATCATCGCAGAACAAGCCGGGCGTGAATTCCACGTGCCGCTGCGCTATTTGCCGGAAGGCAGCAGGCAGGGCATGTGGTTCACGCTGAGTATCGAAGACGGCCGTGTCGTGGATATCGAAGCAGATCTCAGGCAGGCGAATGAGCGCATGGATAAAGCTGAAGAGCTGCTGGCGCGTTTGCGCAGCAAAAACACAGGCAGCCGTTTTAAGCGAAAATGAAAAAGCGTATGGAGATTTTTTCTCCATACGCTTTTCTTGTGCTTATTTTTAAGTGGATGCGAGTTCGGTCAGTTCCAGGTGATAGTCCGCTACTTCATTGCCTTTATAGAGATTGGTCGTATCGGTGAAGTAATTGGAAATGACAGCGTCGAATTCCTGGTCTTTAGCCGGCAAAGCGACGCGGAAATTCATTTCATATAATAGTACGGCAATGTCATGGTAGGCATCGCTTGTCACTTTGAAGTCACACGAGATCTGTCTGCGGCCGTCCGCTAAGCTGCGAAGCTCAAGCTGATCTGTTTCGATTCGGCGGCCGTTCAATTGAATGATTTCGCTCATCGTCTATTCCTCCGTTCCGTTTGCTGAAAAGCCTTATAGTAACGGTACCATGAAAAAAACACCAAAGCACAATTATGTGCTTTGGTGTCTGATTTTTTCTGCGCGAGTTTCTTGTCGTTTCGGTTTCTTAATATCGGCATAGATCAGTGCGCCGACCAGGAACAACCCGAGGTACCCGACAATCGGGTAGAACATGCTGACGAGTTTTGTGAACCCGACAAAGCTCAAGATGTATGCCGCAACTCCGACGATGATGACGAAGATGCGGAACTTCGCTGTCCCCATCTCGACAAAACGTGCGGAGAAGGAGAACAGCATGCTGACGCCGGTATTATAGATCATGCCGAACAAAATGACCGACATGAAGACGCCAAGTGCAGGCGACAAATCATCTGCGATCTGCAGCATTGGCATTTCCGCCGTGCCGACAACATCGATTTTCGAAAAAATCGCCAAATGGCTCAAGATGATCAGGATACCGAGCCCAAGCCCGCCAATCAATCCGCCGCGTGCCGCGATTTTTTCGTCTTTTTCAGTCCCGCCCATGACGATGGACATCGAAGCGCCGACCGCGATATTGAAGGAAACATAGTTGATGGCAGAGAGCCACCAGTTTGCAACTGCAGATTCCTGTTCTTTGGCGATGGACTCAAGCGCTGAAAACGAACCGTCCATCGTCATTAAACTGTAAGCGGCAAGCGCAATCACGGCAAGAATCAGAAATGGCGTGATGCTTCCGATGATGTTGATGACTTTCTGGACGTTCAGCATAATCGTCAAGATGATCAAAGCGGCCATTACGGTGCTGCCAAGAGCGGCTGACCAGCCGAACTGCTGGGAGAAAATCGAACCGGCTCCGGCAATCATGACGACCCCGACACCGAATAGCGTTAAAATGATGATGTAATCGACAATCGTGCCGATCAATCGCCCACTGATGCCGAAAATGGCTTCTTTATGGGAAGTGGTGCGCATGCGGCTGCCGAGACGCGTCAAGCTCATCCCGAGATAAGCGAAAAGTGCGGTGGCAATCACTGCTGCCACAGTTCCCATCATTCCAAAGCTGGTGAAATACTGCAGGATTTCCTGCCCGGAAGCGAAACCAGCACCGACAATGATCCCGATAAAGGCGCTCCCCATTTTGATACTTTTAAACATCTTGCTCCCCCTCGTTAAGCGTACGAATTTACTTATTTGAAAATTAACCTTTTTCAAATATAGCAAAATTAAAACGTTTTCACAAACCCAATTGGGAAAACAAGAGTATTTTACTAGTTTTTTGAGACGAGATAGGTAACATAATAATATTTGTGATATAGCATTTTTTGGAAAGAAATTAATTCAAGCATAACAAAACCCCTCACAGCAAGTTGCCGTGAGGGGTTTAACTGATTATTAATGGTCTTTATTGGCTACAATGACCAATTTGCCCGTGTCGAGTACTTCTTCGTACTCTTCAGCTTCTTGTTTTGTGAGGCCGGCTGCTTCCAATTTCGCGCGTAATTCATCGCCGCGTGAAGAAGTCATGTTTTTCATGCTGTCGAGGAAGCCTTGTTCTTTCATGCCGACTGATTCTGTATCAAGTGCTTTCGTGATGTCTTTCGTGCGTTTCGGGTCATGGGCGAAAATATAGATGTCGTCATGCGTGAATCCTTGTGTTTCAAGCTTTTCAATTTCTGCTTTTGCTTGTACTGCGTTTTCAACTGATAGTTTAATTACCAAAACGAATCCCTCCAATATTTTCTTCTTACTTCCTAT
It encodes the following:
- a CDS encoding general stress protein, with product MVIKLSVENAVQAKAEIEKLETQGFTHDDIYIFAHDPKRTKDITKALDTESVGMKEQGFLDSMKNMTSSRGDELRAKLEAAGLTKQEAEEYEEVLDTGKLVIVANKDH
- the glgA gene encoding glycogen synthase GlgA, translating into MKIVMAAAECAPFAKAGGLADVIGALPQELARLGHEVQVIIPKYSLIHDRYQEQFQKTEEHSFEFKDKEKNYAIYELNMHGVRFLFLENDSYFERDSIYGPDDAERYAFFSRAVLDFLMRSDTAPDVLHVHDWHTAVLPFLLKEDPQYQQLSGRVKTVLTIHNIQFQGNFPKDVFLEQYRMDEKFYENGQVAWLENFNSLKTGMLYADKLTTVSPNYRDEILTEAYGEHLENLLIERQADLHGILNGIDTEAYNPKTDEHIAQTFSVEDLQGKQANKRAIQKRCGLPEQPDIPLLTMVSRLSGQKGIDVLEQSLPEFLEGDVQFVLLGSGETHFEEFFQRLEVDYAGKVSVHLGFDEAFAHQLYAGADIFLMPSHFEPCGLSQLISMRYGTVPVANRTGGLRDTVDEYNEDDKTGTGFLSDFKAGIHFDEALSRALSFYYKPDHWNALIHNGMARDSSWSRSAKEYEKLYTSLN
- a CDS encoding glucose-1-phosphate adenylyltransferase — translated: MNEKVVAMLLAGGQGSRLKSLTYDIAKPAIPYGGKYRIIDFPLSNCTNSGITTVGVLTQYQPHALHRYIGLGTPWDLDRHKGGVTMLPPYAEIDGIKWYAGTASAIYQNINFLTSCEPDYVVILSGDHIYKMDYEKLVEYHKEKQADVTVSVLEVPWEEASRFGIVNTDEDMNIVEFDEKPEKPKSNLASMGVYVFDWEKLERYLEEDNNIEESTHDFGKDILPKMLTDQQKMVAYPFKGYWKDVGTVDSLWEANMDLLDPSAGLVLHDPAWRIYSSNPQLPPQVITETGRVQGSMVNEGCVISGTVKHSVIFQNVLIDKEAVVEDSVVMSGTKIGRGAHLSRVIVPPDVTVPENYRLLEPAAGITLLTQDLIDSWKESGQQ
- a CDS encoding DUF3006 domain-containing protein; protein product: MRGVLDRFEDGGVAVIIAEQAGREFHVPLRYLPEGSRQGMWFTLSIEDGRVVDIEADLRQANERMDKAEELLARLRSKNTGSRFKRK
- a CDS encoding MBL fold metallo-hydrolase — translated: MKKLMWLAVLLLGLAGCVPLGEPANPKPAEPGQQAAQEQSGGLVVHYIDVGQGSAAYLEWDGYSMLIDAGDWNASDVLMYLDKLEVEKIDIAVGTHPDADHIGQLARVLETYEVGEVWMSGNPSSSNTFIRTLEAVDEAGIPYEEPRRGDEYEIGSLAIEVLHPKELSGDTNGDSLSFRISYGETAFIFTGDADIQAEQEMVAGNLPLGADILLMGHHGSNTSTGLDFLQAVGPDVAIYSAGLDNPYGHPYAEVLASVENEGAEVYGTDVNGTIIVETDGQEYSVETEREGVAKEGSNRCVDINGASSAELTELTGIGQALAEAIIDERPFETLDDLTRVSGIGEGKLAGLKEQGLACVGE
- the glgP gene encoding glycogen/starch/alpha-glucan family phosphorylase; this translates as MFYSKEQFKEEFNRRLTVENGDKTEGTAYNVLGKMVCEQVLQEWDKQQTANRDSGDKQLYYLSIEFLLGRLLGQNLHNLGAYNLVEEALGELGYKLSEIEELEQEPGLGNGGLGRLAACFLDSLASLGLPGHGCGIRYRGGLFTQHFIKGFQVELPTDWIKEGQSLEVRREDLALDIPFYGEASMTVEEQGVRTELKNAVWVKAVPYDMPIVGAEGGTINTLRLWEAEPSDRPLPYGLGYLVNELETAKISDRLYPDDALDSGKLLRLKQQYFLCSASIRTILSTRNFAIEELPEKVAIQINDTHPALSVPELMRILMDDYELDWDTAWSLTTRTISYTNHTILEEAMEKWESRLLRQLLPRVYEIIEEIDRRFRAEWESKELDEQAIHKLSIIDGGVVKMAVLAVVGSYKVNGVAKLHTEILKKREMKELNEYFPHKFHNKTNGITHRRWLLAANPELSSLITENIGPDWIQRPEQLSELGYLANSRPFLESFQAIKRLKKEHLIHHLEREHNTIVDPDSIFDIHIKRIHGYKRQLMNILHVQQLYKRIKSDPNYRPYPRTFLFGGKSAPSYHFAKQVIKLINTVAERVNNDPVARRHLHVVFVEDYNVSHAEFLIPAADISEQISTASKEASGTGNMKFMMNGALTLGTYDGANVEIFDAVGEQNAFVFGMSSEEVMRFEHDKSYNPKDIIDQDPSIREAIEELARGEWSDGPHNSDFIVRQLTEHGDPFFVLKDLADYAKTHDRVLDAYEHPVEWASMCVRNIAASGIFSSDRTIQQYSEEVWGLSKVPTN
- a CDS encoding SDR family oxidoreductase translates to MAQASFDNTDLADYKASGALEGKVAIVTGASSGIGQAVAIAYAKEGARVVIGYLDDEEGAEKTLDIIESYGGEARALGGDLGKSENCDALVNFALAEFGALDIVVNNAGFQYPQTSPLDISDEQMLKTFEIKAFAMFYLVRAALPHLKKGSRIINTASINAYRGHSDLIDYSGANGAMVAMTRSLARRLVREEIAVNGIAPGPIWTPLITKTFGDLNPDVASDFGEDVPAGRPGQPYELVKAYVFLADPQNSYMTGQFLHMNGGDYMST
- a CDS encoding DUF3219 family protein, which translates into the protein MSEIIQLNGRRIETDQLELRSLADGRRQISCDFKVTSDAYHDIAVLLYEMNFRVALPAKDQEFDAVISNYFTDTTNLYKGNEVADYHLELTELAST
- a CDS encoding sugar phosphate nucleotidyltransferase, which codes for MTLMAAVDASVKVAGLQDLTIHRSVSSIPFAGRYRLIDFALSNLVNADINSVGIFASQPFGSLIDHIGVGKSWDLDRRKEGLFFLPTTHQNGGIATVGSFRDFEEHLQFFEKSRQTHVVVTSSFVAGQLDYKEMLAHHLASGKDITEAVGASGSLKSYILSRRLMLELIRSYREKRILSIEDLVNLKKAPYSYGVYEYKGYFAIIDSIQQYFKESLGLLDENNRRLLFLPQAPIYTKVKDEPPTRYLDGSNVSNSMMANGSTILGNVKNSIISRAVTIGINASLDSCIIMQKCTIEENCELAYVIADKDVYIEKGVKLIGTADRPIVLRKGERVTKEDSQ